In Portunus trituberculatus isolate SZX2019 chromosome 46, ASM1759143v1, whole genome shotgun sequence, a single window of DNA contains:
- the LOC123520125 gene encoding uncharacterized protein LOC123520125, which produces MRYFSALQPPVLIMGDFNAHHTCWEPDLSPHHHNTSGNALFQALLDLTHVSLLSPPGLATRFHPHTGAASVLDLFLGDPTFKDSTFRTGPYMGSDHLPLLASLPQVSPQPQPGCMPRWRLNSSGWRFPPHWTPNIFPWMKPQQPLLGCCPRLAQLPSHSSPVVVHTALGSPGGMQPVRRQYRTVARLGISGVGPPLSQEYHVLSPLHGGQVGISEHPIF; this is translated from the exons ATGCGCTACTTCTCCGCCCTGCAGCCTCCAGTGCTTATAATGGGggactttaacgcccatcataCATGTTGGGAGCCTGACctgtcacctcaccaccacaacacctctgGCAACGCTCTCTTCCAAGCCTTGTTAGATCTAACACATGTCTCCCTCCTCAGCCCTCCTGGACTAGCGACCAGGTTTCATCCCCATACTGGTGCCGCCTCGGTGCTCGACCTGTTCCTTGGAGACCCTACCTTCAAGGACTCCACCTTCCGCACTGGACCTTACATGGGCAGcgaccacctccctctcctcgcctccctcccacaAGTCTCCCCACAGCCCCAACCTGGCTGCATGCCCCGCTGGAGGCTCAATTCTTCTGGCTGGCGCTTCCCTCCTCACTGGACACCCAACATCTTCCCCTGGATGAAGCCGCAACAACCATTGCTAGGGTGCTGTCCGAGGCTGGCACAGCTGCCTTCCCACTCATCACCTGTCGTCGTCCACACCGCCCTGGGAAGCCCTGGTGGGATGCAGCCTGTGCGCAGGCAGTACAGGACCGTCGCCAGGCTTGGAATCAGTGGCGTAGGACCCCCACTA TCCCAAGAGTACCATGTCCTTTCTCCGCTCCATGGAGGGCAAGTTGGTATCTCAGAACATCCCATTTTCTGA
- the LOC123520256 gene encoding uncharacterized protein LOC123520256: MEVDVDMRDSISPGKRGQPDTPLMTARKGPAAALPKIIPKPRTSTLRPRSCSEVRKAGRLFANPAKVSCVLHDSAFGKYILEGETLSLGNGSSLIVAVWAHTLPKVPMLQSPSFTLGYIIRKDRGQGRGGGVLLAIHDSRLIASPYPSVSRWASGGCCGQGWT; encoded by the exons ATGGAAGTGGACGTCGACATGCGGGACTCCATCTCTCCGGGCAAGCGTGGGCAGCCTGACACACCCCTGATGACAGCCCGGAAAGGTCCCGCTGCTGCACTGCCCAAGATCATCCCCAAGCCCCGGACGAGTACGTTAAGGCCTCGTTCCTGCTCCGAGGTACGGAAGGCGGGGCGTCTTTTCGCCAACCCGGCCAAGGTCTCTTGTGTCCTCCACGACTCCGCCTTCGGGAAATACATCCTCGAGGGGGAGACTCTATCCCTAGGGAATGGCTCGTCCCTGATAGTGGCGGTGTGGGCCCACACCCTCCCCAAGGTTCCCATGCTACAGTCGCCCTCCTTCACCCTAG gATACATCATCCGCAAAGATCGTGGtcaaggacgtggaggaggtgtCCTTCTCGCCATCCATGATTCTCGTCTCATcgcctctccctatccctcagTCTCAAGATGGGCGTCTGGAGGTTGTTGCGGCCAAGGTTGGACTTGA